In Actinoplanes derwentensis, the following proteins share a genomic window:
- a CDS encoding L-rhamnose mutarotase — protein MTHVCFTLQVDPARLDAYREVHAAVWPDMLKALHETGWRDYRLFLRGDGLLVGTLVTDDFAAVQEAMARTEVNGRWQAAMAEFFPALGQARPDEGMLVLDQVFHLEEQLERL, from the coding sequence ATGACGCATGTGTGTTTCACCCTGCAGGTCGACCCGGCCCGTCTCGACGCCTATCGGGAGGTCCATGCCGCCGTCTGGCCGGACATGCTCAAGGCGCTGCACGAGACCGGCTGGCGGGACTACCGGCTCTTTCTGCGTGGCGACGGGCTGCTCGTCGGCACCCTGGTCACCGACGACTTCGCGGCCGTGCAGGAGGCGATGGCCCGGACCGAGGTGAACGGGCGCTGGCAGGCCGCGATGGCCGAGTTCTTCCCCGCTCTGGGGCAGGCCCGGCCGGACGAGGGCATGCTCGTCCTGGATCAGGTCTTCCATCTGGAGGAACAGCTCGAACGACTCTGA
- a CDS encoding glycoside hydrolase domain-containing protein, which translates to MLRKLAAVAVMLAVVPLALINGNATAATTLAPQPGNFTGYGFDACTAPSSDSMAAWLKSSPYRASGIYFGGVNRGCTQKNLTASWVREQVTRGWRLIPLYVGPQASCTTLTSKKTRIDNTRAAAQGRATADDAITQATALGLSKESVLIYDMEAYRTDDAACRTGVLNFMSAWTARLHDAGYFSGYYSSTSSGIKDQVAVYNQPGYVRPDYVDFARWDQVVTVSDTVIPATYWQPKRRMKQYRGDHKETWGGVTINIDNDYLDVARLPAAKLSDWNRNGWSDVLARTSSTGNLYAYPGNGTVVTEGARLKVGVYAAANALLRMDLNRDGYADMIARTKAGAVYFYPGLSSGKFGKRKQLYKNFKHMRELTAIGDFNKDGYPDLLAAQTSNGNVYLYPGRKGATFGKRKAIAYGDWNTRSEFTGVGDFDRDGFQDLVGRLNSTGALYLYRGKSGGLHPGAQIGTAKGLRDLLGVGDFDRDGFTDLAAVQTATGNLMLYRGTGKTLTAGVRLAVGYKGRSPLF; encoded by the coding sequence ATGCTCCGAAAGCTCGCCGCGGTCGCCGTCATGCTCGCGGTCGTCCCGCTCGCCCTGATCAACGGCAACGCCACCGCCGCCACCACCCTCGCCCCGCAACCGGGCAACTTCACCGGGTACGGGTTCGACGCCTGCACCGCCCCGTCCAGCGACAGCATGGCGGCGTGGCTCAAGTCGTCACCGTACCGGGCGTCCGGCATCTACTTCGGCGGCGTGAACCGTGGCTGCACCCAGAAGAACCTCACCGCGTCCTGGGTGCGCGAGCAGGTCACCCGCGGCTGGCGGCTGATCCCGCTCTACGTCGGGCCGCAGGCCAGCTGCACCACGCTGACCAGCAAGAAGACTCGGATCGACAACACCAGGGCGGCCGCGCAGGGCCGGGCCACCGCCGACGACGCGATCACCCAGGCCACCGCGCTGGGGCTGTCGAAGGAGAGCGTGCTCATCTACGACATGGAGGCGTACCGGACCGACGACGCCGCCTGTCGTACCGGGGTGCTGAACTTCATGAGCGCGTGGACCGCCCGGCTGCACGACGCCGGTTACTTCTCCGGGTACTACAGCAGCACCTCGTCCGGTATCAAGGACCAGGTCGCGGTCTACAACCAGCCGGGGTACGTCCGTCCCGACTACGTCGACTTCGCCCGCTGGGACCAGGTGGTGACCGTCTCCGACACGGTCATCCCGGCCACCTACTGGCAGCCGAAACGGCGGATGAAGCAGTACCGCGGCGACCACAAGGAGACGTGGGGCGGCGTCACCATCAACATCGACAACGACTATCTCGACGTCGCCCGGCTGCCCGCCGCGAAACTCTCCGACTGGAACCGCAACGGCTGGTCCGACGTGCTGGCCCGGACCTCGTCGACCGGCAACCTGTACGCGTACCCCGGCAACGGCACCGTCGTCACCGAGGGCGCCCGGCTCAAGGTCGGCGTCTACGCCGCGGCGAACGCGCTGCTGCGGATGGACCTGAACCGGGACGGGTACGCCGACATGATCGCCCGCACCAAGGCCGGCGCGGTGTACTTCTACCCCGGCCTGAGCAGTGGGAAGTTCGGCAAGCGCAAACAGCTCTACAAGAACTTCAAGCACATGCGGGAACTGACCGCGATCGGCGACTTCAACAAGGACGGCTACCCGGACCTGCTGGCCGCCCAGACCAGCAACGGCAACGTCTATCTCTACCCGGGGCGCAAGGGCGCCACGTTCGGCAAGCGCAAGGCGATCGCGTACGGCGACTGGAACACCCGCAGCGAGTTCACCGGCGTCGGCGACTTCGACCGCGACGGCTTCCAGGATCTCGTCGGGAGACTGAACAGCACCGGCGCCCTGTACCTCTACCGCGGTAAGTCCGGCGGCCTCCACCCGGGCGCGCAGATCGGGACGGCCAAGGGCCTGCGTGACCTGCTCGGGGTCGGCGACTTCGACCGGGACGGCTTCACCGACCTGGCAGCGGTGCAGACGGCCACCGGGAACCTGATGCTCTACCGGGGCACCGGCAAGACCTTGACCGCGGGCGTACGGCTGGCGGTCGGCTATAAAGGCCGGTCACCGCTGTTCTGA
- a CDS encoding M20 family metallopeptidase, with the protein MDDLIELLAIPSTADRPDDLRRALDLVLALVGPGFEVRRFTSGGKPSALVSTPGHPRVILNAHLDVVPGSPAQFKPEINGHRLYGRGAHDMKAAAVAMATVFRDVAPLLPYPIALQLVTDEEVGGFDGTGHQVAQGVRGDFVIIGEQSDLRIVAESKGIARVRLTATGRTAHAAYPWLGSNALLTVMSAVQRLVDRYPVPASEQWVTTVNVARVDTPNTTANVVPHAAGALLDIRFPPSDRDFAGRTHQQIADHLRSVTGLGVRVRLDALGAPHWADPGCAEVRLLQTAAQDAGYTGALLRKHGAADGRFYSAAGVNAVIFGPGGDGQHGPEEYVDLRTLPPYREALTSFLLSLAG; encoded by the coding sequence ATGGACGACCTGATCGAGCTGCTGGCGATCCCCTCCACCGCCGACCGCCCGGACGACCTGCGGCGAGCCCTCGATCTGGTGCTCGCCCTGGTCGGCCCGGGTTTCGAGGTGCGCCGCTTCACCTCCGGCGGCAAGCCCAGCGCCCTCGTCAGCACCCCCGGCCACCCCAGGGTCATCCTCAACGCCCACCTCGACGTGGTCCCCGGATCGCCGGCCCAGTTCAAACCCGAGATCAACGGCCATCGCCTGTACGGCCGGGGAGCCCACGACATGAAGGCCGCCGCCGTGGCGATGGCGACGGTCTTCCGTGACGTCGCGCCGCTGCTCCCCTACCCGATCGCCCTGCAATTGGTGACCGACGAGGAGGTCGGCGGCTTCGACGGCACCGGCCACCAGGTCGCGCAGGGTGTCCGCGGCGACTTCGTGATCATCGGCGAGCAGAGCGACCTGCGGATCGTGGCCGAGTCGAAGGGCATCGCCCGGGTCCGCCTGACCGCCACCGGCCGGACCGCGCACGCCGCCTACCCGTGGCTGGGTTCCAACGCCCTGCTCACCGTGATGTCAGCGGTGCAGCGCCTGGTCGACCGCTATCCGGTACCGGCGTCCGAACAGTGGGTGACCACGGTGAACGTGGCCCGCGTCGACACCCCGAACACCACCGCCAACGTGGTGCCGCACGCGGCCGGGGCCCTGCTCGACATCCGCTTCCCGCCGTCCGACCGCGACTTCGCCGGCCGCACCCACCAGCAGATCGCCGACCACCTGCGCTCGGTGACCGGCCTCGGGGTGCGGGTCCGGCTCGACGCGCTGGGCGCCCCGCACTGGGCCGACCCGGGATGCGCCGAGGTCCGCCTGCTGCAGACCGCCGCACAGGACGCCGGCTACACCGGCGCCCTGCTGCGCAAACACGGCGCCGCCGACGGCCGTTTCTACTCCGCGGCAGGCGTGAACGCGGTCATCTTCGGCCCCGGCGGCGACGGCCAGCACGGCCCGGAGGAGTACGTCGACCTCCGCACGCTGCCCCCGTACCGCGAGGCCCTGACCAGTTTCCTGCTCAGCCTCGCCGGTTAG
- a CDS encoding DUF1684 domain-containing protein — MTISFQEQWDQWHAAHEKRRADPHGFLAITGLHWLTDTPQRFDDAPGDWSTGPDGVTVALAEGESLTLSDQVITGTHTFAPIAERADVTVTFGDAKIEIAKRGGFDVVRPRHPSSPVLAAYPGTPAFPADEKWQVTGRYVAFDAPQSTTVGSVAEGIEHVYEAPGRIEFDLGGSPRSLTVFNGYLPGTLSVLFTDETSGLTTYAANRSLLIDAPAADGTVTIDFNRAVNLPCAYTEFATCPLPPAGNRLGVAVEAGEKKPD, encoded by the coding sequence ATGACGATCTCGTTCCAGGAGCAGTGGGACCAGTGGCACGCCGCCCACGAGAAACGGCGCGCCGACCCGCACGGCTTCCTCGCCATCACCGGCCTGCACTGGCTGACGGACACCCCGCAGCGCTTCGACGACGCTCCCGGCGATTGGAGCACCGGGCCGGACGGGGTCACCGTGGCCCTCGCCGAGGGTGAGTCGCTGACCCTTTCCGATCAGGTCATCACCGGCACACACACCTTCGCGCCGATCGCCGAGCGTGCCGACGTCACGGTCACCTTCGGTGATGCCAAGATCGAAATTGCCAAGCGCGGCGGGTTCGACGTGGTCCGCCCCCGGCACCCGTCCAGCCCGGTGCTGGCCGCCTACCCCGGCACTCCGGCCTTCCCCGCCGACGAGAAGTGGCAGGTCACCGGTCGTTACGTGGCGTTCGACGCGCCGCAGTCGACCACCGTCGGTTCGGTCGCCGAGGGCATCGAGCACGTCTACGAGGCGCCCGGCCGGATCGAGTTCGACCTCGGCGGCTCACCCCGGTCGCTGACCGTGTTCAACGGCTACCTCCCCGGCACACTGTCCGTGCTGTTCACCGACGAGACGTCCGGCCTGACGACATACGCCGCGAACCGCTCGCTGCTGATCGACGCGCCCGCCGCCGACGGCACGGTCACGATCGACTTCAACCGGGCGGTGAACCTGCCGTGCGCGTACACCGAGTTCGCGACCTGCCCCCTGCCACCCGCCGGCAACCGCCTCGGTGTGGCCGTCGAAGCCGGCGAGAAGAAGCCCGACTAG
- a CDS encoding aminotransferase class V-fold PLP-dependent enzyme, producing the protein MPSFSLEVIGDDSDFVHLDYAASAPCVRAAADAVQDLLPRYGSVHRGTGVRSQASTLAYELARDVVAEFVGARPGDTVIFTRNTTDALNLLARALPAGTTTVQFDGEHHANLLPWPNPLRLPTPASADEAVHALKQALDGLTGPAVLTVTGASNVTGEVWPVRELADVAHSYGVRVVVDAAQLAPHRPVDLEDLGADWIAFSGHKLYAPFGAGVLAGRSDWLDAAGPYLAGGGASAAVGDDLDDLVWATGAARHEGGTPNLLGAVAIAAVCEALTATDRFALHQQEQHLLARLRDGLAGIPEAVEVSVFGPDHPRVGIVSLALPGHDPAAVAQLLGRDHGIGVRAGQFCAHPLVRRLTGSEQTGSCSDGGTGLLRISFGLGSDIDDVDRLLAALAAVLRS; encoded by the coding sequence ATGCCATCTTTCTCTCTCGAAGTCATCGGCGACGACAGCGACTTCGTTCACCTCGACTACGCGGCGTCGGCCCCCTGTGTGCGGGCCGCCGCTGACGCGGTGCAGGACCTTCTTCCCCGGTACGGCAGCGTGCACCGTGGCACCGGCGTGCGCTCCCAGGCATCCACCCTCGCCTACGAGCTGGCCCGCGACGTGGTGGCCGAGTTCGTCGGCGCCCGCCCCGGCGACACCGTGATCTTCACCCGCAACACCACCGACGCCCTCAACCTGCTGGCCCGCGCCCTGCCGGCGGGCACCACCACCGTGCAGTTCGACGGCGAGCACCACGCCAACCTGCTGCCCTGGCCGAACCCGCTGCGCCTGCCCACCCCGGCGTCGGCGGACGAGGCGGTGCACGCCCTCAAGCAGGCCCTGGACGGGCTGACCGGCCCGGCCGTGCTGACGGTGACCGGGGCGAGCAACGTCACCGGCGAGGTGTGGCCGGTGCGTGAGCTGGCCGACGTGGCGCACTCGTACGGAGTCCGGGTGGTCGTGGACGCCGCCCAGCTCGCCCCGCACCGGCCGGTCGACCTGGAGGACCTGGGCGCCGACTGGATCGCCTTCTCCGGCCACAAGCTGTACGCGCCGTTCGGTGCCGGGGTGCTCGCCGGGCGCTCCGATTGGCTGGACGCCGCCGGCCCGTACCTGGCCGGCGGCGGCGCGAGTGCCGCCGTCGGGGACGACCTCGACGACCTGGTGTGGGCCACCGGCGCGGCCCGGCACGAGGGCGGCACCCCGAACCTGCTCGGCGCCGTCGCCATCGCCGCGGTCTGCGAGGCGCTGACCGCCACCGACCGGTTCGCCCTGCACCAGCAGGAACAGCACCTGCTCGCCCGGCTGCGCGACGGCCTGGCCGGCATCCCGGAGGCGGTCGAGGTGAGCGTCTTCGGCCCGGACCACCCGCGGGTCGGCATCGTCTCGCTCGCCCTGCCCGGCCATGACCCGGCGGCCGTCGCCCAGCTGCTGGGCCGGGACCACGGCATCGGGGTGCGGGCCGGGCAGTTCTGCGCGCACCCGCTGGTCCGCCGCCTCACCGGCAGTGAGCAGACCGGTTCCTGTAGCGACGGCGGCACCGGTCTGCTGCGGATCAGTTTCGGTCTGGGCAGCGACATCGATGACGTTGATCGCCTGCTGGCCGCTCTGGCAGCGGTACTTCGCTCCTGA
- a CDS encoding GAF domain-containing sensor histidine kinase, with the protein MGIEVELGIERELRRVRELRDYHLLDMPPAAELEAVVRVAAAVAKVPAATLNLLDDRSQYMLTTVGFPSRQCDRDDSMCAVRLAQGVFVHLPDARAEPDYRDNPWVTGVLGRIVFYASAPLISPAGNVMGTLCVFDDKPGHLSTEQIERLTDLAGIVVAFFERRRNARLTAQLKETIQAREQWTRTVLDSIDEAVVAVDADGRVSMVNRAAREIHPPDVDMTGGLTGAAERFQLYEPDGRTLVADDDLPLRVAMRTGEPVLGRELVFQSSVRGTRSVRANAAPLKSAAGEVTGAVVAIHDVSAEHTRRRIIEEAHGRLATANAELRRSNSDLTDFAGAVSHDLVAPLAAVGGYLELLSDLEPQEGGRGDEWVRAAAQAVVRMRDLIDALLGYAAAGSAPVRTRPVPLGDLLDQVLQDLAGDIVEAGARVAVPAVLPTLTGDPVLIRQLLQNLIGNAVKYRDPSRSCQIDISAGPDSVLIADNGIGIPPGRREEVFDMFTRVDGLPVPGHGIGLSSCLRIAERHGGTITIGETPGGGTTVVVTLPGKPSDHG; encoded by the coding sequence GTGGGCATCGAGGTTGAACTGGGCATCGAGCGGGAGCTGCGGCGGGTTCGGGAGCTGCGGGATTACCACCTGCTCGACATGCCGCCGGCCGCCGAGCTGGAGGCGGTCGTCCGGGTGGCCGCCGCGGTCGCCAAGGTGCCGGCCGCCACCCTGAACCTGCTCGACGACCGCAGTCAATACATGTTGACCACCGTCGGCTTCCCCAGCCGGCAGTGTGATCGGGACGATTCGATGTGTGCGGTCCGCCTGGCGCAGGGCGTGTTCGTGCATCTGCCGGACGCCCGTGCCGAGCCGGACTACCGGGACAACCCGTGGGTGACCGGGGTGCTGGGGCGGATCGTCTTCTACGCGTCGGCGCCGCTGATCAGCCCGGCCGGCAACGTGATGGGCACGCTCTGCGTCTTCGACGACAAGCCGGGGCACCTCAGCACGGAGCAGATCGAGCGGCTCACCGACCTGGCCGGGATCGTGGTGGCGTTCTTCGAACGGCGCCGCAACGCCCGGCTGACCGCGCAGCTCAAGGAGACCATTCAGGCCCGGGAGCAGTGGACCCGGACGGTGCTGGACAGCATCGACGAGGCGGTCGTCGCGGTCGACGCGGACGGCCGGGTCAGCATGGTCAACCGGGCGGCCCGGGAGATCCACCCGCCGGACGTCGACATGACCGGCGGCCTGACCGGCGCGGCGGAGCGTTTCCAGCTCTACGAGCCGGACGGCCGGACCCTGGTCGCCGACGACGATCTGCCACTGCGGGTGGCGATGCGCACCGGCGAGCCGGTCCTGGGCCGGGAGCTGGTGTTCCAGAGTTCGGTACGCGGGACCCGGTCGGTGCGGGCGAACGCGGCTCCGCTGAAGTCCGCCGCCGGCGAGGTGACCGGTGCGGTGGTGGCCATTCACGACGTCTCCGCCGAGCACACCCGCCGCCGCATCATCGAGGAGGCGCACGGCCGTCTCGCCACCGCGAACGCCGAACTGCGCCGGTCGAACTCGGACCTGACCGACTTCGCCGGGGCGGTCAGCCACGACCTGGTCGCGCCGCTGGCCGCGGTCGGCGGCTACCTGGAGCTGCTGAGTGATCTGGAACCGCAGGAGGGCGGGCGCGGCGACGAATGGGTGCGGGCCGCGGCCCAGGCGGTCGTGCGGATGCGGGACCTGATCGACGCCCTGCTCGGTTACGCGGCCGCCGGGAGCGCGCCGGTACGTACCAGGCCGGTTCCGCTCGGTGATCTTCTTGATCAGGTCCTGCAGGACCTGGCCGGGGACATCGTGGAGGCCGGAGCCCGGGTCGCGGTGCCGGCCGTGCTGCCGACGCTGACCGGCGATCCGGTGCTGATCCGGCAGTTGCTGCAGAATCTGATCGGCAACGCGGTCAAATACCGGGATCCGTCGCGGTCGTGCCAGATCGACATCAGCGCCGGGCCGGACTCGGTGCTGATCGCCGACAACGGGATCGGTATCCCGCCGGGGCGGCGCGAGGAGGTCTTCGACATGTTCACCCGGGTCGACGGTCTCCCGGTACCGGGGCACGGCATCGGGTTGTCCAGCTGCCTGCGGATCGCCGAACGGCACGGTGGGACGATCACGATCGGCGAGACCCCGGGCGGTGGTACGACGGTGGTGGTCACGCTGCCCGGGAAACCGTCAGATCATGGGTAG
- a CDS encoding alpha/beta hydrolase family protein → MRNSLVEVGGIVGTLFEPDEEPVAVLVMHPATATPAGFYAGFAEFLAENRIAAVTYDYRGTGRSGSPKAHRDLGMKDWIEQDVPAVTRWAAGRFPGLPQLAVGHSLGGHALTLGHGGPELTAFALVASHVASIASIPDRVERLRVRLVLQGLGPVLAGVFGYVPARRLGLGEDIPVAAIRQWGGWGARRNYLFDDPAMDGAGRAAAVTQPVLAIGMSDDPWGTPAQVDRLAGYLTGADVERRTYTPAGAGVARIGHHGFMRRTMRGTLWTDLLTWFHKQL, encoded by the coding sequence ATGCGAAATAGTCTGGTCGAGGTCGGCGGGATCGTGGGGACGTTGTTCGAACCGGACGAGGAGCCGGTCGCCGTGCTGGTGATGCATCCGGCGACGGCCACCCCGGCCGGGTTCTACGCCGGGTTCGCGGAGTTCCTGGCGGAGAATCGGATCGCCGCGGTCACCTACGACTACCGGGGCACCGGACGGTCCGGGTCGCCGAAAGCGCATCGGGACCTGGGCATGAAGGACTGGATCGAGCAGGACGTGCCGGCCGTGACCCGATGGGCGGCCGGGCGGTTTCCGGGGCTGCCGCAGCTCGCGGTCGGGCACAGTCTCGGCGGGCACGCTCTCACCCTCGGTCATGGCGGGCCGGAGCTGACGGCGTTCGCGCTGGTGGCGTCGCATGTGGCGTCGATCGCGTCGATTCCGGACCGGGTCGAGCGCCTTCGGGTCCGGTTGGTGCTCCAGGGGCTGGGCCCGGTGCTCGCCGGAGTGTTCGGTTACGTCCCGGCCCGCCGTCTGGGGCTCGGTGAGGACATTCCGGTGGCGGCGATCCGGCAGTGGGGCGGCTGGGGTGCCCGGCGGAACTACCTGTTCGACGATCCGGCGATGGACGGTGCCGGGCGGGCCGCCGCGGTGACCCAGCCGGTGCTGGCGATCGGGATGAGTGACGACCCGTGGGGCACCCCGGCGCAGGTCGACCGACTCGCCGGCTACCTGACCGGTGCCGATGTCGAGCGGCGTACCTACACCCCGGCGGGTGCGGGGGTGGCACGCATCGGTCATCACGGATTCATGCGGCGCACCATGCGTGGCACCCTGTGGACCGATCTGCTGACCTGGTTCCATAAGCAGCTATGA
- a CDS encoding STAS domain-containing protein — protein sequence MRSAVLDVNTSPDGSVVIQPHGSVGPDEAVELRQLLVHTVRRVRPLRLIVDLADVRDLDPINLGSVVAACYLGDDNQVAVFVHNPNRTVAAQLHAAGVPSQRVRLS from the coding sequence ATGCGTAGCGCGGTACTCGATGTCAACACCAGTCCCGACGGCAGCGTGGTCATCCAGCCACACGGTTCGGTCGGTCCCGACGAGGCCGTGGAACTCCGGCAACTCCTGGTACACACGGTCCGCCGTGTCCGCCCGCTCCGCCTGATCGTCGACCTGGCCGACGTCCGCGACCTGGACCCGATCAACCTGGGTTCGGTGGTCGCCGCCTGCTACCTCGGTGACGACAATCAGGTGGCCGTCTTCGTCCACAATCCGAACCGCACCGTGGCCGCCCAGTTGCATGCCGCCGGAGTTCCGTCGCAGCGGGTGCGATTGTCCTGA
- a CDS encoding Mth938-like domain-containing protein encodes MAKSPAIDSISWGRMEVEGLAPGKDFKLWPGGGRPWDWREAGTQHEPGILPGDVQELLDNGATTVVLSRGMELRLGVDPATRELLRAHGVTVHEAETTEAVRIYNELAVGEAVGGLFHSTC; translated from the coding sequence ATGGCGAAGTCACCGGCGATCGACTCGATCTCGTGGGGGCGGATGGAGGTCGAGGGTCTTGCCCCGGGCAAGGACTTCAAGTTGTGGCCCGGCGGCGGGCGGCCGTGGGACTGGCGGGAAGCCGGCACCCAGCATGAGCCCGGCATCCTGCCCGGCGACGTCCAGGAACTGCTCGACAACGGGGCCACGACGGTGGTGCTGTCGAGGGGGATGGAACTCCGGCTCGGTGTGGACCCGGCCACCCGGGAACTGCTGCGGGCACACGGTGTCACCGTGCACGAGGCGGAGACCACCGAGGCGGTACGGATCTACAACGAACTGGCGGTCGGCGAGGCGGTCGGCGGGCTGTTCCACTCGACCTGCTGA
- a CDS encoding HDIG domain-containing metalloprotein yields MTAVLFTRADLARSVAEELIGDSGNRWKHTAGVAARAAELAARLGLDPDILVTAAWLHDVGYAETIALTGFHPLDGAVHLSAEGWPARITGLVAYHSGARFVGAARGLAAELSAFPDERSLMADALTYADQTTGPSGLRVDTEARYTEMLLRQGPCSWNARVDPERRPHLRSITARVEHSLAAWTGHSLAA; encoded by the coding sequence ATGACAGCCGTTCTGTTCACCCGCGCCGACCTGGCCCGGAGCGTCGCCGAGGAATTGATCGGCGACAGCGGTAACCGCTGGAAGCACACCGCCGGAGTGGCCGCCCGGGCCGCCGAACTGGCCGCCCGGCTGGGCCTGGACCCGGACATCCTGGTGACAGCGGCCTGGCTGCACGACGTCGGTTACGCCGAGACGATCGCGCTGACCGGTTTCCACCCGCTCGACGGCGCCGTGCACCTGAGCGCCGAAGGCTGGCCGGCCCGCATCACCGGCCTGGTCGCCTACCACTCCGGCGCCCGTTTCGTCGGCGCCGCCCGCGGCCTGGCCGCCGAACTGTCGGCGTTCCCCGACGAGCGCAGCCTGATGGCTGACGCCCTCACCTACGCCGACCAGACGACCGGCCCGAGCGGCCTGCGGGTGGACACCGAAGCGCGCTACACCGAGATGCTGCTGCGCCAGGGCCCGTGCTCCTGGAACGCCCGCGTCGACCCGGAACGCCGCCCTCACCTGCGTTCCATCACCGCCCGCGTGGAGCACTCGCTAGCGGCCTGGACCGGCCACTCGCTGGCCGCCTGA
- a CDS encoding sensor histidine kinase, with protein sequence MGSAAELLKVDLAERVSERERLRLTALHEYRLLDSPAGDELEAVVRVAATVAGVPHSTLNLIDENRQCQLTTVGFEGGDSARSDSMCAVRFESGQFTYLKDASTDPRFRTNPWVTGVLADVRFYASFPLVTPEGHALGSLCVFDSVPAELDEEQIARLQDLARIILALFERRRQARINAELAALAEERQRWTDTLLETIDVAVVAADQSGRLTLFNRAAREWHGVDADPDIDPNDLSGRYQLFETDGCTPLEPARIPLLRALHDGSVKDAEIIIKRPGREPIQVSSSGRALIGPGGKPQGAVVAMHDVTSARAQQRVIEAARRELAAANTDLRRSNTDLNNFAGAVSHDLVAPLTAVGGYLELIGDEVQGRPAQWVEAAGRAVTRMRDLIGSLLDYAQAGSAPVHRVATDLADIFEQVRTDLRPAAQAAGASVETSGGLPTLAGDPVLIRQLLQNLVGNAIKYRDPERPCRVVVTAVAGAAGGWTVRVADNGLGIPPEQRQRVFEMFTRLGNGSAGGHGIGLSTCWRIVERHGGAIEMEETPGGGTTVAFTLPGQNSGDRPL encoded by the coding sequence ATGGGTAGCGCTGCCGAACTTCTGAAGGTGGATCTGGCGGAGCGTGTGTCGGAGCGGGAGCGACTGCGCCTCACCGCGCTGCATGAGTACCGGCTCCTCGACTCCCCGGCCGGGGACGAGCTGGAGGCGGTGGTCCGGGTCGCCGCCACCGTGGCCGGGGTGCCGCACTCGACGCTGAACCTGATCGACGAGAACCGGCAGTGCCAGCTCACCACGGTCGGTTTCGAGGGCGGCGACTCGGCCCGGTCCGACTCGATGTGTGCGGTGCGGTTCGAGAGCGGGCAGTTCACGTACCTCAAGGATGCCAGCACCGATCCGAGGTTCCGGACCAACCCGTGGGTGACCGGGGTGCTGGCCGATGTCCGCTTCTACGCGTCGTTTCCGCTGGTCACGCCGGAAGGGCACGCGCTCGGTTCGCTCTGTGTCTTCGATTCTGTACCGGCTGAGCTGGACGAGGAGCAGATCGCCCGGCTGCAGGATCTGGCCCGGATCATCCTGGCGCTGTTCGAGCGGCGCCGGCAGGCCCGGATCAACGCCGAGTTGGCGGCGCTGGCCGAGGAACGGCAGCGCTGGACCGACACGCTGCTGGAGACCATCGACGTGGCGGTGGTGGCCGCCGACCAGTCCGGCCGGCTGACCCTGTTCAACCGGGCCGCGCGGGAGTGGCACGGGGTGGACGCCGACCCGGACATCGACCCGAACGACCTGTCCGGGCGGTATCAGCTCTTCGAGACCGACGGTTGCACACCGCTGGAACCGGCCCGGATCCCGCTGTTGCGGGCGCTGCACGACGGCAGCGTCAAGGACGCCGAGATCATCATCAAGCGGCCGGGCCGGGAGCCGATACAGGTCAGCAGCAGTGGCCGGGCCCTGATCGGGCCGGGCGGGAAGCCGCAGGGCGCGGTCGTGGCGATGCACGACGTGACGAGTGCCCGCGCCCAGCAGCGGGTGATCGAGGCGGCCCGGCGGGAACTGGCCGCCGCCAACACCGACCTGCGCCGCTCGAACACCGACCTGAACAACTTCGCCGGGGCGGTCAGTCACGATCTGGTCGCCCCGCTCACCGCGGTCGGCGGCTACCTGGAACTGATCGGTGACGAGGTGCAGGGCCGGCCCGCGCAGTGGGTGGAGGCGGCCGGGCGTGCGGTCACCCGGATGCGGGATCTGATCGGGTCGCTGCTCGACTACGCCCAGGCCGGGAGTGCCCCGGTGCACCGGGTGGCGACCGATCTGGCCGACATCTTCGAGCAGGTGCGCACCGATCTGCGCCCGGCCGCGCAGGCCGCCGGGGCGAGTGTCGAGACGTCCGGTGGGCTGCCGACCCTCGCCGGTGACCCGGTACTGATCCGGCAGCTGCTGCAGAACCTGGTCGGGAACGCGATCAAGTACCGGGACCCGGAACGGCCCTGCCGGGTGGTCGTCACCGCGGTCGCCGGTGCGGCCGGCGGCTGGACCGTCCGGGTCGCCGACAACGGCCTCGGTATCCCTCCCGAGCAGCGGCAGCGCGTCTTCGAGATGTTCACCCGGCTCGGCAACGGCAGCGCCGGCGGGCACGGCATCGGCCTGTCGACCTGCTGGCGGATCGTGGAACGGCACGGTGGCGCCATCGAGATGGAGGAGACCCCGGGCGGCGGTACGACAGTCGCCTTCACGTTGCCCGGTCAGAACAGCGGTGACCGGCCTTTATAG